Within Arvicanthis niloticus isolate mArvNil1 chromosome 28, mArvNil1.pat.X, whole genome shotgun sequence, the genomic segment TATGACTCTTAGTACTTGGGAATGTTAAAGGATTTCCTTAGCATTGTGTTTTCCCCTAGAAGTCCTATAGGTCTTTTGTAGATTGATTTCTTTGTCCCATATTTAGGCTAATTTCAATATTATATGAGGAAGACGTGAAGAATTATGATGTCGATTTTATCTCTAATCAGTGCTAGTATGACTCTTAAGTGTCTACTGACTTCAGGAAGTGAAAGCAATATTTATATTGCTAGCTCATTGTCTAAAGTATCTAGACTTTATATTAATGATTTACACACGGAAATAGAGCACTATATTTTAATAGTGTCTTGAGCATACTATAGGTACCAAACAGAGTACTCTTTAGAATACTAATTAGCACGTAACGTTTCAAAATAGATGTTGGATTTCcataaaagaatgtattttcaagAAACCATGCAAGTCTCAAGTGAGGTTTGAGAAATTTTATTAAAGAACTCAAATGTTCCTTAGACGTATTGAAATAAATGAAACTACACATTGGAAAGTCACAGTGTTACACACCGATcacttttagaaacatttttggGTTTCAGGACCTGCACATAGATGACAGGAAAATTGGCAACATTTTGATGTCTAAGACCAATACAGGTagtgggaaaacacacacacacacacacacacacacacacacaccccttttaaCTGGTTGATTTACACCAGTGTTTGAGCTCGggtatgtttttaaatgtataactGCTTTTAAAGGTGGAGGGAACAAAGAGtgccttttttttcatttagttccttttatataatttaccctcaattaaaattttgtattcaAGTTACAAACAGAAGAGTTTAAGATTAAGGCGAAAGATGAACACTTTTCTCTCTGAAGTGTCAACAGTACAAAGCGAGGTGAGCCATGCCACTTGACATAGCAGAAATTGGCTTTGCCAGAAACTGTCCTGAATGATTACTGGAAGTTGACACACATTGTACAGAAGGAAAAGTTGAGTATAATGATTCTCATTTGGAGACCATGGCTGAATGACCTCACATGTGATAGGTTACATGTAAACCTAAACCCAGTTGCACATAAGAGCTTCCAAGTGACTGTAGTCACTTTCAATAGTAATTTAGAATGGGTTCAGTGTTTCCAACATCTGAGGGTGATAACAAGCCATACATTCTTCACGGGATGTGAGATGTCACACACATTATAAAGTTGTATTTTATGCTTGGGTGATATAGATTTCTTAGAAAGTGGGATTTAATAAATGACAAAACCATAAGGATCATATTATATTACACACATTAACCAAGCCCTGGTATTCCATTCCTTCACTTCAGAAAATCTGGCTTTATGATCACATAGCCAATGGGTTAAGATAATTTCTTTACTTAAGTATATAGCATATAGCCACACTTATATAGCCAGGTGAGGCTTAAGTTTAATGAAAAGAGAGTCTGTGAGTCCTTCTTTATCTTGTTATTAGTGGCTGCATGCTCACCTACCATGTGACCATGATTCAGGAGACAAGTATGCCCAGTATTTTATGCTGTTGTTAGCTTTAGGCTATGATACAAATGCTCTTTAAATTTCCTTTAAGAAGCTGAACCTTTGCATAATGTAAGCcccttataaataaaaaaaaaatcaaggtgctggagagatggcccagagatCAAAAacccttgttgctcttgcagaggttgtGAGTCTGGCCCCCATCACCAatatggtgggtcacaaccatctgtaactccagttctagagagtctaatgacctctgcaggcactaggTACATACATGACACATAGGAGCAAATGCAGATAAaagcacatacataaagtaaCTAAATCTAAAATtcaacagaaaacaattttttatttatttttttattttttggagaaaGCCTTTtgtgtagcacaggctgtccttgagcttgctgtgtagccaagatATGCCATGGATTCCTACCTTTTAGGAGGAATGGGATGACAGATGTAAACCAAAAGTACCTTCCTAGATCTACATTCATTCAAGACACAGGGTtaggttaaaatatttattcctttctttcaCTGACTTAAGGGCAATACATTATACTGGATCTTCCTAAGTGCCCTCGGCTTTATACAACCAGTATCCAAAACCATAGACAAAACTATACATAGTCTACTTTCTTTCAGGTTTCACACTACAGAAACTTGGATATAATTGCATATTCTTCGAAAAAGAATTCTCCTCCTGACCATTATTACCATGACAAATCTAGAAAGACAAGTTCCACTTAGTACCACTGTATTTTCAATATGGCTCTAGGCTATAAACATAGAATAcagggcagagaaaaaaaatgttcatttatacTGTTTCCGAGTGGTAGTGGCAGCTACACCTAGAGTGGATAGGATGCAGAGGGAGACACCCATAAAGCAGGTATGGTACTAACTTTTTTTTGGTCTCAGAACTGGAGATCCAGAGAGTCTCTCACATTCTAGGTAAGCACTTTGTATAAATGAGTCACATTCCCAGCTCAGTTGACTAATTAAAGGGGGTTCTTAAGGTGATTGATTCAGAGTGACTTCGTTACACAACAGCTATGCGTTCTAGAATCACGTTATCTAAGGATGAAACTTTTACATGACCTACGTACAAAGTTTTGACTTGGATATTAACTGTGTGGGGCCTTCAAATCTTTGTAGCTAACACCTTAAAAAAATGTGCTTACGTGAGGTTTGTATACAGGAACAAAGTCACTCAAAATGTCAGGATCACCATGGGGAGGGAAGTTTTTCTAACCCCCCCACCTAGTCCTCACGCTAAAAGCTAACCTTTGAAATCCAtgtacaaaaatatttcaaaggctGTAAACATTAGTCTGCATTTGGCAGTACACAAAGAGCCTGAGGGGTCGACTGGTGAAGTCACAGGGCCTCTCGTGGGAGCAGTTCTCCACAGCTTTAGGTGGACAGTTCCTGTGCAGATGGATGGTAAAGTGCCCCTGAGGGAGATTCACGGGAGATGATGGTACCCAGGGCTGGGAAGGGGCATCCTCAGACTCGCGCAGGACCAAGGAAGGAGACAGCACACGGGGCACAGAGACACATCAGCAGCACTGGGACCTGGGCTTTGTGGTAACGGGCTCCTCCACCAGTTTAATTTTGTCCATGTCGATTTCCTCGATAGGAATACTTTGCTGGTTTGCAAGCATGTTTTCCACTAGGAAGCGGGTGGCCTCGTCGATGTTTATATTATCCTGGAGGAGGAGCACAGAAAAGGAGGATTAGCGATGGCCTTGGAAGTAAATGTTCAGTGCAGTAAGGGGCCTAGAGAGTCACACCGAAGGACGCACTGTAAGCAAGTCAACGACCTCTTCTTCAGTGCTCTTGTCTGTTTCACTAAGAATTCAAGACACTGGTTTAATTGATTCGCTAAGTATTCTTTGAAAGTTTCCACATGTGTACGGAataaattttagtcatttttcaCTTCCATGATTCTCTCTCAtacccctccttttccctccctggaAAGCCCCTTCTTCCCATGAAGTCTTCCTCCTATTTTcaagtcttgtgtgtgtgtgtgtgtgtgtgtgtgtgtgtgtgtgtgtgtgtgtgattcactGAGttaattagaattgttaccccaGCTTGAGTGGGAGGTTACTTAATGAGACACAGGAAAGGTTTTAGTGGTTACAACACTTTTGTGACCTCAAGTGACATCTTGGAGAACACTGACCAGAGAATAGCCTTCGGCCTGGGGGCTTTCTGAGAGTTTTGATTAACTTTTGATTAACTTCAAGTTTCACATTCTTAGTGGGAATGGGACAGCCTCCCACGTGTGCAGCATGCAGGTGACACCTGGATTAAGGTTATTGCTCCCAGGTAGCTTATTGTTGAGAAGTTATAATTCACCCTTTGGActtgatgaatagataaataGCCTGTTTTGTATACACCTTGCCCTGCTAACTTTAGTACCAATTAATTATCCTCTAAGCAAAATTACTGTGACATTAGAAATCATCTTTTCATTTGTACCAGTTTTTCTATGTTTACTAGTTAGGACTCTACAGTGAGGAAAATGTATTTATCATTAGTTTGGGCACATCATGGACTGTTATCAACTATACCCATTAAACCCAGCACAGTAATTCTGCACTTTGTGATTGTCCTATAATTTTGTAGCCTCTACAAGCAGACACCCATGCGTTGTGATATGtccacactgttttttttttttttttttttttttttttttttttttttttttttttttttttttttttaatgctttcctTCTTGCAGGCAACACAGACTATTTCAAGGACATCTTCACTTTCTATTCCCATCAGCTGTGGGATCATGTCTTTCTGAGGGTATTTTCATTctgcttgtttaaaaaaaaattgtatttacaaaCTGGATAGTAAGGAGTAGGaatattcattctttttatgGTTTGATTGCCGCCTGTCCTGTTGCTGAGAAAGCTACTAAGTAtaagtacacagacacacacacacacacacacacacacacacatacacacacatacacaaacattctTCTCACctacttattttaaatatatttataaatatatatgaaaataaatgcacatatgaacacacagattTGAAGTATGAAGCTATTTACATTAATGCACCCAACCAAATCCAACACTATAAAGTGCATTGTTGCCTGCTCCCTCACTTGTGGAGACTTTCTCTGACAGTGGGACTGTTTACTTAGAAGTGATGCTTTTATTCAGGCCGGGAGAAGCATGGAAGcaggcaggcttggtggctgGAGCAACTAGCTGACAGGGAGAGATCATAACATCTTTAACCATAAgcgggaagcagagagagagaaaactgggaaTGATTTGAGACCACAAAACTTCAAATCTGGTCCCTAGTGACACATtgactccaacaaggccacacttcctaaacgTCCCCAAACAGCTCTATCAAATAGATCTGTGTTTAATCGACGAGCCTATGGAGGTATTCCTCTTCAAGCAGGACAGCTCTCTATCAGTGGTTACTCAGAGATGAGTGGGAACAGAAACCAGTGAAACCAGTGAAATGAGCTGCAAAGTTTCATATTAAAATCCATTCTGAGCCACAAAGGAGAAAAGACTAAATTTGTGAACTCAAGACAATCTTCTGACTATATACTTATTAGAAGCCACACCACTAGAATTCCAGCAAAATCCAGATGTGAAGTTAGTTGCTGACCATCCCAGAAATAGATCTATTGGTAGTATCTAAAGCCCAGATTCAAttccttttaaacttttaaagccAAAATTCACAATAATGTTATACTCTAGATTCTAGAGCTCAGAAAACTCCTGAGTTTCCACACAGGAAATCTTCCTAGAATATTTGAGGGAAGCATACAACTGGATAAAAATGTTCCCTTATCAATatgttcctcctctctcttctacaTGGTATCTTgtctaaaatgtaataaaatcaaTTGCTTATACAGTTTCAAATGCTAGGTATTATGACTCTGACAATCGTTTATGAACTTTATAAGCAgagttttatataaattaaaatttgttagCTAGAAGATCAAATAAATTCTACATAAAATTTTAGAGACAATATAGCAAATTCCCCAACATATACATGCTACTATACACACACTGCTCTTCTATGGGAAGTTAAAGCAAATTGTCCAGCATGTACATGGGGTAGTGAGAGGCCCAGGCCTGAAAAATTCGGTCTCTCCATGACAGCTTTCCTCCTGtggcttcctccttcctgtcAGGGTAACTAACTCCTGTATCACCTCTGAGCATTTTCTTCTACCACAACTGTCTGTGCATgaaagtaaggaaaacataagaCACCATATTTATCAAAACAGTGTATGGCCGGGGCCACTCACTCACTCTGCCTCCAGGAGACTCCTGGCCAATGACTCAACACTTTGAGGCTGTCCTGTGATGTGGTCACTCATTGCTTGCTTTCAACATTCTGATGAGAACCGACATCAAATAATTTCTCACCATGTGGGTAAAACTAAAAGCAACCTGACAGGAATCCCAGAGCCATTACTCCACGAGGAGGAGATTTGGAGGAAcaataatgtacacacacacacacacacacacacacacacacacacacacacacacagaaagagagagagagagagagagagagagagagagagaatatatatgtacatctatACTATGCATATTATAATCtggaataatataaaaaatatgcaaattaatgttatatttattacAGAATTTCTCAAAAAGGTCTTTATTTTTTATGCAAGTCTGATGGTTATTGAATCCTCATATTTAAAAATTCCAGGGTATACAGCTGTCTAGTATAGTGTACCTCTgacctctgattttttttttaaccttgattTTCTAGTGGTTCCACATGGTTTAGCTTCTCAAAATTTAACTTAGTGTTTCTATTttctaagacagaaaaaaatgcagtTCCCCaagataggagaaaaaaaatccattcaatTATTCAGGAGGAAGCACATAGTCAATGTTGATGTTTTGCTCTTGCTTAAAGCTCTCAGAGCTAATCCAGTCTGTTGGGGACTGTTCAGCGTGAGTTGTGCATATGACATTCATCTTTCAAAGACATTTCCTCGTATTTTTTGCCTCTTTCAAAAGAACAACTTATCTCCCATTCACTCCATCATTACGAGAGAAACACCTTGGTTAAGGATTCAAGCTTGCAGAAAACGTCATACAGTTTTCCTCGGAACAACAGCTCTGCTCTCCTGCTCATGGCTCTGTCAGCTAACTCTGAAATCACTTCAGCTTCAGAGGAGGAGACAGTACCATATCCACACTATGCTTTTCTTATTCTGAACTTACAAATCTCCTTGCAGAAATCAATCTATACACTTTACATTCCATCACAGCCCAACAAGGACATCAGAAATAAATTGATCAGCGAAGCCAGCTCACCTTGGCAGAGGTTTCAAACCATCCAGTGAAGCCATGGTCTTTACAGAACTGGTCCATCTCGGAAGGACTCTGGCTGCTGTCCTTCTGGTCACATTTGTTAGCTAGCAGGACAGCAGGAATGGGGCTGCCATTGGGAAGATGAACTTTGCTATCCAGATCGTTTTTCCATTTTAGGACTGCATCAAATGTGGAACTTCTCGATATATCAAAGACTATGAATGCTCCAAGAGCTTCCTTGTAGTATACTCGGGTCATGTTTCCAAACCGCTCCTGTCCTAGAGATAAAACAGAAGGAGATTAAATGTTCATAATGTCGAAGTGGTCACATTTAGGTGCAGGTGCGTGCTCCAGGATCCTTAAATCTATTTTGAGAAACAAGCATCTTCCCGCTCACTGCAGAATAAACTGGTGGGATTAAGGACATTTCACACAGAACCAAGACCCATGGACTTAGCAGAAATGGCTGATAATTTGCTCAACAGGAGAAACTAGTCCTTTGTAGGACATATTCACCATAAACTTCAGGATGCCAGTATGGCAGGCGTCACAGATAGCTGTTTCCGCTTTCTCTTCCATTGGGCTAAGAGGAGATAGGCACttaggaagacagagagggagaagtggaAGGTGAGACAAGAGTAGAATAATCTGAAgtttagggaatgcagagagacgACATGGTAAAAGGCCAGTCACAAAACatcaggacaggacaggacaggagacaACGTAGCCTGTCCCTTTACATCTTTAGTTTTGTCTACCTTTGACTCGGTACCAAAGTTGTTCTCCTCTTAGAAGCAGACAATGGAAAGCATGTGCTTTGACAACAAGAAGTGGCACAGACAGTTGTATGGGTATGAGAAGATCCCATTGCACAGTTCTTCTGATGTTGGCCTTTGAAAAGAACTTCTGTTAAACACTGAGCAAATTCTGCCACTCAATAGAGTACCCACTGTCTGCATATCCAGACTGGCCTGCAAGTCTTACTGTTACTATCTGCTGCCAAACAAATCTTTCACTTAATGAAGTTATCAGTCTTTATCTCACAGATTACAAGGGACAAAAAGATGCTTGATCCAGATCACAGTGACACTAACTAAAGGAGGCAAGCCTTCTGACTCCTTCATGTCTGCAGGCTTATGAGTCTAAACTATCTTGCAGTTGCCAAGAGTTCTTAAGCCAACCTTTAGGCTGTCAAATTCCTGACTAGATTCAGAAGGGGGGAATGAGTGGCAAACAGTAAGAATCTAAGTTCATCACTGTGATCTAAAACGAAGACAGCATGAAAGCACACTTTCTTGTTAGAACACATGATGAGGAACAAGctttatctatattttattaaaacatacaCAAAGCTACCTCAAACTGCAAATGCTTTTTCTCCAACTTCTATAAGGCCATTATAATTATAAACGCTGCCTTGTGACTCTTCATAGGTATAGTCAAGTCATTTGAATTTCATTGTAACAAATGATCATATGTTGGGACCTATCATGTTCAAATTTATTAGTAAGATAAATCTCATTTACTTTATTTGTGCAATTCATTAGATCATAATGCTGACATTTAAGGAAACTTAGCCTCTACCTTTCTCTATACACATACATTGAACAATTATGCCAATATGttcactcagaatattttaatGGTCCAAGAGCAAGGAcactaatacaaaaaaaaaaaagactagacaGATGGATTGAAGTTGTTTCAACTTGTACTAGTGAGCCTAAAGAAATTCGCTGTTATGAACCTTAATTACTGAACACGAAAAGGCTAGCTGCAAGTATCTAGCCCCTCTAAGATAGTCTTAGGTTAAAAAAGATGGAAGGGTTAATGTTTCAGGGTAATAAGATAGTTCTCAGTTTGACCATCCTTTGAATTTCAAAAAGATAGGGTGTGAAATTAGTAAAAGAATGGATAACTATATGTTCTAAAGAGCTGTTTgagttttcttgctttttttagtgAGTCTCCAGAAAAAGCACAAATACTTTTTGTTAGTCGTAACCCATGGTATTGGAAGATGTACTCCCATGCCCCATCTGATCACtcacacaaaaccagaaatgtcTATGGTAAGAAATTTTGAGGAAAGATATGTTGGCTTAGAAATGTCAGATAGATTTTCCGAGATGTCAAGACTAGAAGGAAATTCTTCCTGACAAGCCTCACATCACAAACTATACTTTAAAAACCCTGtatgtaaaatgaaaagaaaaaagtgtcaGTTATACAATTAAGCAAATGAAAAGGAGAGGAACTGACTGGGGGACCAGATGTCACTTTACTTAGCAGTGAAAATCTGCATCCAAAGCAAGACCAGAAAGAGAACTTTCATGCAAGAAGATAAAGACCCAGATAACAAAGAGGTCAAAATGTTAGAACAGATATTTACCAGAAGGCAGACAGCCCTGTCCATGCTAAAGGACCTGGCTTGAGACCTAATGAGACTTTGAGTAAGAAGAAGCTGGGTAAGGGAGGAAAACTGTCCTCACTAGTTCtgggaggaggggctgaggaagTTTTACTTCCTGCAGAGTGTGCATGTTCAGACTTAAAGCTTGCATAGAAAGGAAAACTGACCAGAACATAGAGGTTAACCAAACTAAagagtttgttaaaaaaaaaaaaaaatgagattaacTTAGAAAGAACCCTATGCAACAACTTCTTTGGGCAATGCCAGAAGAGCCATACTGATCAAAACTGGGAGACAGGTGGGAACATCCAGTTAGTCCAGCTCTCTTATTTTACCAATGAGAGAACAGAGTCCCAAGGAGATACTCAAGTTCTTTGAGTTGATAGTACCACTGTACCATCTGATCTGTTAACCCAGACTTTGCTGGAATAGACATTTCTGCTTGTGTCCTGTGTGCCAAAAGAGATGCTTGTCCATGTAATTAACAGAGACTTCCTCAGGCACAGTACAGTGCTGCTTCGATGTCAACCCCTCTCCCAGGCACCTTGTGTTTTATTACAGTAGCGAAGGATAGATCCCCTGTTGCCGAACGCACCAGTCACTCTGCAACTAGGGGCAGCCTTTGTCATCCACATTGCTGCTGACATCCTGACAGCACATCTTCAACAACTCTCAAAATGTTTTGTCTCTTAAACAATGTGCTTCCGCCTCTGGAGGATGGGGATGTGGATTATAATTTGAAAGTTTGGCAGGCATGGAGGATGAGAAGAGCAAGCTCAGAGTTGTGCAGGCTCTGAAGATAGCATCTGAGCTCTCACATATGCAAATGCCAAAGTCTTAAAACATATAAGTTGGCAAGGGATTGAACTATTTATCTTGCTATTTAGAGAAGTCCACACTAACGACCCTGTGGATGATCGAACAGCAAAACTAGTGTTTTTTCAGGAATAAATATTCCCCATTcggttaaaaaaaatacacagaatcTTTTGCTGTGCCgctttaaaacaaatgaaaataataacaataaaacaatgaatgtaaatcccagcacttgggaggcagaggcaggcagatttctgagttcgaggtcagcctggtctacagagtgagttccaggacagccagggctacacagagaaaccctgtctcaaaaaaacaacaaaacaaaacaaaacaaaacaaacaaacaaacaaacaaaaaaacccaaaacaatgaatatatttctattcagatttttgaaaaaaaaaaaaaacctatcatatTCTGAGATTATCGGAAGCCCAATTCACAGCAATGCGTTCCTGAGAGTCCcatctttgcttttgcttttcctcTGTATTATATTTGTGCCTCCCTCTTGATAAATCCAAATGTTTCTAGTAATATTAGTTGAAATTCAGAATATAAATTGTATACCACAAGGCAAGAGGCAATAGAATGAAACGGTCCTTAGTATCCTCACTTAGAGGTCCTCACCTCTTCTCTACCCGCTGACAGTTAACACGAGTTACCCATTACCTACACAAGGTCACTTGAAGAAATATCCAGTTTCTGATTAGTAAATTGAaggactctttaaaaaaaatccttaaatctCATGGTGCCCTATGAAATACTGGCAACAGGCAATCTTGGATCATAGATTTTAGCAGGATTATTatctatgtaaataaaaattccGTGCTAATTTGTGTCCAAATTCATAAGAGCTTTAAATGATGGCATTGTTCCTAACCCTTTAAATGAATGTATTCACTAGGAACCAAAAGTGTCCTGTCTCCAGAGCTATCCATGTCCATAAACTGCGCTCTAGCAGAGGCTCCTGAGATGTGAGGATGGTTCACTTAGAGTGAGGATGGCCCGAGGGCCCGTCTATGGACGCACTGTGTAACCAGGGAAGTGAAAGACATGGCAGGTGTGGCCGAGGGAACATGGACACCAAGCAGGCTGTCTGACTCAGTGCTAAGCTCCTAAAGAGTAGTGGGAAGGTGGGTGTGTTGCCAGGGTGCACCAGAGCCAAAGATAGAACGATGTCTCTCAGCTTTAGTAGAAGTCAGAGTCACCCACAGTGTCTGATGGATGACAGCCTTCCAAGTGGTTCGAATTCTGATTTGGCAGGTATGCAGGATTGCTAATTGCTAGCCCCAACTCCCCTTTACAGAATGTTTTGGAGCGAGTTCCATGACCAGTTTAAAACACGAGTCTTATATTTCTTAGCTGCCTTTGCATCTAGACATGTCCACTTTACTGAACCACTGAAACAAATAATACAGCCTTGGAATAGCTCAGCAGTGGAAAGCCAGTTTCTGTCTAGAAAGATTTTATAGTACTGGACAGCAGTCCTGGAATGCCCAACCTTAGACttatgcatgaaaaaaaaatggttggatGGACACATTGGTCAGATAAAGCCAAGTCTACTGTCAGGGCAGATGCTAAACAATCCATGTATGTTACTGACAGTAAATGTTAAGGCCCTTGTGGTCCTGATGAGAGAGACTCCAGATAATCAGAATAGGAATGCCAACATGTTCAATCACAAGCCATGGCAGAGGATGTGGAAGCAAACTATAAAATCCAGTAGGGGAAAAATGGGGtgggaaaaattatatatatataatttttttctcatctctgccCCAGAAAGCAGACTGAAAGAGCCACCCATGCCTGGCTTGCTGGGTCAAAGGGGAAAGGCTTTTGATGAGAACACTTGGACGGAATTCTAAAACCTTTTCTTGATCTCCAGTTTTGCCATTCAGAAGACATCTCCCAGGTTGAtatagaaactgagaaaattccatATGGAAAGCCTAAAAAACCAAGTGGTCAGCATCCCATACATACAATGGATACAATGCCTCCaagaatgtatttgaaaaataatactTCATTCCTCGGCAATATAGCTCAACAGGGCTTCATCAGTGAGTGTTTACCAGAAACCAGGCAAATATCTGTAATTAATGCTTTGATTATTTTAGGGTGAGTTCTTGTAGCCATGTACCAGTGAAATATCTCATCCCATTGCAGAAATGTCCACAGTTTAGAAAGTCTTTCAAAAcgcatatttaaaaagaatgaagccAATGAAAATTTGTCTACTGTGGAATATCTGAACTTCACAAGCAAAGACGCACATGACTTTGTAAGCAAATGACTGGCAATGCTGGAATGGAGATAAGTAAGAAATGGTAATTAATACACCTCTACAATATGAGGTGCATGCTCTAATTTGGGTTCCTTCAGTATGATGAAAAACACTTTGTTGAGGCCTGTACCAGGAAACTACTATGGTCTTCAATTTGAAGGGCTTACATGAACCTGTTTGGCTGCCTTTCTAGAAAGCATTCTGTAATTTTTGCCTATTATACTTCTCAAAGCTTTTTGATTGTAGATTAGTTTTACGGCTCTGTCCACCTCTACGACCTCCAGGACAATGGTACTGAAGAGAAACTAGCAAGTGAGTCATGGCTAATGGCTGGCTCCACCTTTTGTTGTGCAAccagggaatacttttattcttttggaGCTCAGTATGATTCAGCCTTGTAAATCACACATGGCATATGCTTAGCCTTCGGGGAGTGTTTTGGCATGGTCTTCTTACACAATGTCTCCCTCGTTCAAATGGTACGAGCTAAGCAGGACCCACTCGTAACTCCAATGTTCAAAGCAAGACTAGTTAAGGCTGTAGTTCTGCAGATTCCAGTCCAAATCCAAGGTATTTGTGCTTCTTGAGCATATGAGGGCATCTTGCCCAAGCTCAGACTCTGAGAAAAGCCTGATAGTGTCTAGTTACTTCCTAAGTTTTTCTCTAGCTCGGTTATTTGCAGTTGCATATTTGCTGAATGCTTCCAGTGTTCCTGTTGAAGAGCAACAGTTAATGCCAGAGATCCCTTTTGGAGATTATAAAATGTGTCTTTCCTTCCCAGTAAAACTCAGGCTTCAGATTTTGGCGAGAGTGCAACCATGTGTCATGAGGGAAGGCAGATGGGCTATGTCTCCCTCCAGGCtatggtattctgttcaggaaggaTGATGTTGGGGGTGCTGGCTCATTTTTGTAGTTTCAACActagggaagttgaggcagggggatctagagttggaggccagcttgagtGTCATAGAGAGAAagcaaaggtgggggaggggcatgcaAAGAGCAGAAGTGatatacagaaagaaaaggtttttttcattctttgttgttcagattttttttttttttttttttttttttttttgaaacagggtttatctctgtagtcctggctggcctggaagtcattctgtagaccaggaggcctctgcctctgcctcctaactgcTGCGGCTAAAAGCATATGCCACTACAACTCTGAAC encodes:
- the Rab32 gene encoding ras-related protein Rab-32 — its product is MAGEGLGQQGGTVTGAPETREHLFKVLVIGELGVGKTSIIKRYVHQLFSQHYRATIGVDFALKVLNWDSRTLVRLQLWDIAGQERFGNMTRVYYKEALGAFIVFDISRSSTFDAVLKWKNDLDSKVHLPNGSPIPAVLLANKCDQKDSSQSPSEMDQFCKDHGFTGWFETSAKDNINIDEATRFLVENMLANQQSIPIEEIDMDKIKLVEEPVTTKPRSQCC